The Camelus dromedarius isolate mCamDro1 chromosome 17, mCamDro1.pat, whole genome shotgun sequence DNA window GCCTTTTTTGTACTTAACGTCTTATTTCTCCTCTTGCTGTCTCCCTCTgccgcccctcctcccctcaccgtTTCCTCCAGGTGAATTTCTATTAATTCTTCACAGCACGTCGATCACAACCCATGCTGGGGAGCTTTCTCTGATTTCACCGGGCTCCTAGTTCTCTCTCAGTATTTCCACAGCGTTAGCAAGGTGGGTTGTGCTGCCGTGATCTTAACGGTGAACTTCTTGTGAGTAGGGCAAGTCTTGTTAATGTGTCTCCAGCTCACAGATGCCAAGGACTAGCATAGAGTTAGCATTCAAACACTGCTGTTGTATCAGATTTATATCCTCTATAGATctaatcaaagaaaaatttacGTTTCGggttttgagatttgttttggttttgcttttgtttttctccaactTGCCTTACAAAATTGTGCACAACGGTggtattttgaaatcagaaggtTCCTAAGAATTGCAATGGTAATCGAAAGCCTTGACTTTTTGTCCTGGTTATGTCCTAAGACAGGTCCTCTGATCCTAAGTACATGACTCCTTGACTCTGTCCCTTAGGTTCTCCAAAGCGCGACGTGAATTTACGCGTTTCCTTCCCGGGCGAAAGCAAAGCTCCGCCTTCTCACCACTCTAAGCATTGCTCTTCCGATTGACAGTCAATCTGGCCAATCGGCGCGCTATGGGCGAGCGGGGGCAGGACGGCTGCCCTCCTGGACACATGCGCACTACCCTCGCACCGGAGATGGGTGGCTGCCGTGTTTTGGGCCAAGTCTTGGGTGGCTGGCGGCGAGGTCCCCGGGTCCACGTAGCGCCCGAGACTGCAGGCTTTGGCACCAAGGCCCGGTGATTACCTACCTCTCCCTTCAAATAGGAGGGAGACTGGGCCGGGAGAGGGTGCATGCGGAATCTGGAGTTAGGAAGATAGGGGTTCTAAtccagctctgctgtgtgaccctaAACTAGTCAGTTGGCCTCTCTTAGCCCCAACTCTCTCCTCTGTGCAATGGGGCCAGTCGAACCTGAGTCTTCGGGAAGCTCAACCAGGGCTTTCCGAAGCATCTGTAGGAGGCTGCGGGATTTGGGAAGAGATGTGTGGAGTTAAGAATGGGCGGCACGTCGGGAAGCAGTGACTCCCCTGTTACTTACCCTACCTTTTCCAGGCATCAGCTGCAACCTCGAGGCTCCAGCAAATGGTTCCGACCCGTGGGGAACCAGCCTTTCCCGGGGCTGCTGCGGCCACAGAGCCTCAGTCGGGAGGAGCTGGTTGACGTACTGAAGGTAGCTGTAGTGGACCAAAAAGGTGAGAGGTGGGAGGGACAGCTGCAGAGACCCAGAAGGGGCGCGGTCTTCACCTGACCCTCCTGGGgacttggctgggctccctcctaAAGCCTTTGGGGTCAAATCCTGGGAGCTGGGACCAGGCAcataatctctctgtgcctctgcatCATGGGGAACGGGGTGTGGGATGGGAGAGTTGGGGAGAGATGAACTTTGCATATAGTAGGCACTCTATAATGGGAATTGCCCCCAATAAAGTGATTATTGAGGCTTTGGAGTCATATCTAGGCTCTGTAGTCAGTTTGTAATCCCATTTCAGTGGGAGAAAATGATTAACCAGGAAATAAATGATCAAGGTACTTACTAGTGATGAGGGCTATGATTAAAACAGGGTGTTACCATGGTGAGGAACTGCAGGAGGGGAGCAGACAGTAGATTGAGGAGTCAGGCCTCTTTGTGATGGTGACACTTGAAGAGCCAGCCATGTGAAAACCTAggggagaggaaacagcaagtgcaaggGCCCTGAGGTGGCAGGCAGcaagtttaaaaagagacagtAAGTTCAGTTCAGGGTGTGGTTGATAACTCATGTCTGAGAGGTATAGTGGGACCACATGATAATATGAAATGAGAAAGTCCTTTGTAAagtactgcttttgctgttgCTGATATTTATGTAATACATGTTTCAGGACCTCTGGTGACGTTGAACAAGCCACAGGGTCTGCCAGTGACAGGTATGCGGAAGGGAAGGAGACACAGTCAATGGGGTTTTGATGTCTCTAAGGAAGGAAGCAGTGAAGAGACGGGATAGTGGGATACAGTTGCCTCTGGGAGCAActtgtcctttttcttcttcgtttttttcttccccaggaaaaccaggagagcTGACGTTGCTCTCAGTGCTACCGGAGCTGAGCCAGTCCCTGGGGCTCGGGGAGAAGGAGCTCCAGGTTGTCCGAGCATCTGGGAAGTAAGTGGTAGGGGTGATAAGAAGGCAGGAGGATGCCTACCTATCTGGGATGGGGGCATAGCTGCTTGGGAATAAACAGACATTTTCCATGGTTTGGTGTGGGATCACAGAGGTGGGAtacaaggaaaaggaggaagtggacagatctgggttcaaatccttctGCACAAACTGTAATCTTAGGTAAAGCATGAaccctcactgagcctcagtttccttaatcaTAAAATGGAACTAATAATACGTATGCTCAGTGTGTGGTCACTTCTCCAACCCCATACTCCTGGCAGGCACTGCTGATTGATCCATGATGTTCTTTCCTCTAATTGCCATCAGTTAGAGATGGTGCTTGAAATGACATGTCTTTGCAGTTCTGTGAACTCATGGGCTCGTTTGTGGGGATATAATAGAGTGCCTAGCACGTGGGAGACACTCAGCAACTGGTGGTAATTGTTATTTGGCCCTGAACTCCCTGGGGGCCAGGGCAAAAATGAGAAACACATTTAAGCTAGGCAATCTTATTATCAGACACGGGGAAGACTTACTTGTTTCTCAGGAAGACGTCTGGGTTATAGTCCTAGTGTTACCGCCTTAAGCAGAGCAGTGTTTCTTCCGGGGGGGGGGGCTCCTTTTTTTGTGGGTGAACCCAAGTGATTTAAACTTGTGATttgtctccctcctccagggagaCCTCTGGACTCGTACTCCTCTCCAGTTGTCCCCAGACAGCAAGCCGCCTCCAGAAGTTCTTCACCCACTCACAGAGAGCTGGGAGACCCACAGCCACCTACTGGTGAGAGGAGTTGGGAGGTtccagggcagtggggaggttCCAGCAAGCCACTCGGCgacctcctcctgcctctttctcaGTGCCGTCACTGATGGGATCCCCGCTACTTCTGAGGGGAAGATCCGAGCAGCTCTGAAACTGGAACACATGGATGGGGTCAATCTTGTGAGTCAGGGTCTGGGTGGGAAGAGGAGACATATTACCCCTACTGAGGAGTCAAGGGTATAGAACTTGGGGTGGCTGGCCCTCCAGTTCCCTGGAGTGACCACTGCCTATTCTGTGGCCCTGTCCTGAGTCTGTTGGGAGCAGGGAGGATCTGGGGGTAGCTCCCAGGTGTGTGTGAAGCGTGTTCATTCTTGGGGGCTGACCCTACAGGTAGTTCCAGTGAAGTCCCCATCCCGAAAGGACATCCTGGAAGGTGTCAAGAAAACCATCAGCCACTTCCGTGTAGTGGCCACAAGCTCTGGCTGTGCCCTGGTCCAGCTGCAGCCACTGACAGGTGGGTCTGGGGCCCCAGCCAGACTTGACAGCTGTATttggctgggggaggcagagggtgggaggaaggtggTGGTTTCGGCGGCAGCCTGGGGAACACCTGATGGACCGTAAGGGTGTGTGTGACCAGCTCCAGCCAAGGAGGCCACACTTCTGCTGTCCGCCTGACGGTCACCCCGTTGCagttaaatattttcctcttagTTATTGATCTCAGGATCCTCTTTTTGCCTTTGGTGTTCTGTAGGTTGATTATGCTGAATCTAAGTGTGTGGGTTTAGTTTTATCTGTCTTGCTTGGGATTCATGACGCCTCCCGAATCTGTAGCTGACTGTGCTCCATCAGTCCTGGAATGTTCTCTCTTCAAATGTTGTGCCTCTCGCATTCCCTGGTCTCTCCTTTTGAATGTCTGACAGGTCTGACCCTGACCTTCTCCGTCTACTCACTAtctcttttcaccttttttttttttttaaatctctgctgTATTTGGGATAATCTTCTTTCTTTTGGTGTAGGGTggtccttgattttttttttttttttaagttttttaatggaggtgctgaggactgaacccagcacctcacacatgctaagcatgcgcccgcCCCTGAGCTGTACTGGCTGATTACCCTCCCTGCTGGATTCTGGGTAATCTTTAGATCTGTCTTCCAGGTGAGTAGGTTTCTCTTCAGTTGGATCTAATCCACCAGGTTAACCTACCCATTGGCTGTATTTTCACATACGTGAAGTATTTCATACCATGTAAGTTTCCCCAAACCAGTTCAAGTTGGTGTAAGCcaaaaaagggaatttattggctCACATAACTTAAAAGTTCAGGTCTGGCTGTATCCGGAGGCTCAGAGGACGTCACCaggaagctttttctgcatctcttctTGTCTCTCGCGTGCTGGCTTCTTCCTCCCACAGGCTCTGCCCCATGGAGGCTGGGGCGGCAGACACGCAGCAGCTCCATGCTCACACCCCACCAGTGTCGCACCCTGGCAGAAGTGTTCCTCATTCCGGGTAGCATCACGATAAATTCAGGGCTGCGTCTCTTCATGAATGAACCCCGCAGGGCCGGTGGATTGACAGCCCTGCCTGTCCAGAGTTGGTCATGCATCCCGCTCCAGAGGCAGGGGCAGCAGCGTCCGCCTCACTCACATGTTGTTTAACATGATCTGAGAATGGGGTGGCACTTCCCCAGAAGAAAGGGGAGGGACAATACTGGGTGGGACAGACAGAGACACTGCCTGCCATCTGTCCATCTCTCCTGTCCTCCAGTGTTTCCCAGCCAGCTGCCGGTGCACATGGTACTAGAGCTCTGCCCTGTGCTTGGGGACCACACATACTCTGCCCGCGTGGGCACTGTCCTGGGCCAGCGCTTTCTGCTGCCAGCCGAGAGCACCAAGCCCCGAAGACAGGTACTCAAGCGCCGCTGCCTGCTGCCTTATGGGAGTGGGGTGGGCAAGGGGATGCACAGCATCTCTAGACACTAGCCATGCAGCTTGGGCGTCCAAGGCTATGTGTAGCTCTGTcatgctgtgtggccttgagcaagtgacACTCCCTCTCTTAAGTTGCATCTGCCCATCTGTTCAATAAGGAAGTTGTACTGGCTGATTTCTAAAGGCCCTTCTAAGTCTGCCATTCTTTTTGGTACAAGGGCTAAGAGAGGTTGTGTATTTGGGTAACTCTAGCTGTTCTAACAGAATAACCCCAAGTTCCATGGTCTTATTAACACAATAATTTCCTTCCATGTAAGTCCAGtcactgggggtggggtagggatgGGCTTTGCTCCAAGCAGTCACGTGGGGACACAGGCTGTTGCTGTCCAGACAGCAGATGAGGAGAGACAGGGCAGGCTCATGTGGGAGGTTTCCTCAGGCCAGGTCTGGGAGTGCCATACCTACCTGCACTTCCGTTCCGTTGCAAGCTCAGTCACATGGCCTCACCAACCTGTgagaggggcagggggatggAGTTTAGCCAAATGCTCAGGAGGCGGATTTGGTGAACCCCGAGCCAGTCCCTGCCataatgagtgtgtgtgtgggtgtgtgtggacAGAGGCGATGAAGAACATGGATGTGGACAGAGGGAGGAAGTACTTGCCTCCCTTGCAGTTTGCTCTGAGATGCTGGCAACTCACCTGGCTGAATGCTGACATGTCTCTCCCGTCCCAGGTCCTGGATGAAGCCCTCCTCAGACGCCTCCGCCTGACCCCCTCCCAGGCTGCCCAGCTGCCCCTGCACCTCCACCTGCATCGTCTCCACCTCCCGGGCACCAGGCCCCAGGATGCACCCATCGAGCTTCTGGCACCTCTGCCCTCTTACTTCTCCAGGACCCTGCAGTGCCTGGGGCTCCACTACCAATAGTCCCCCTTCTCTTCTTGCTGTTCCCACTGGAAGGCAgtggggggcagtgggaggaTGGGCTGTGGTCAGGCCTGAGGAGAAGTGAGGTCAGTGCCCAACACGCAGTAAGGCCATGGTGAGATCCTGGGCTCTGGCATTGGACAAACCTAAGATCGCATCCTGGCCAGGTCACCTGCTGTGTGGTGTTGGGCACATGACTTTACCTCTCTGGACTTGAGATAATaaaagtacctacctcatagtatcgttttgaggatttgctgagAAAGTAAATGTTTATCATGGACCGTGCTTTCTGCTGAGTTCAATATGTGGTTGTTAAAGTTGGCTGTTTCTGTCCCAATGCTGGCTAAGAGAAAAtgttagattttaaaattgtaacaaaatgtaccatcttaaccatttttatgtgtacaggtcagtggcattaagtacattcacactgtcatgcaaccatcaccaccatccatctccagaactcttcatcttgcagaactgaggctgtccccattaaacactaactccccactccccctccacccccagctcctagAGGCTACCATTCTCCTTTGTCCCTATGGATTTGACCACTCTCAGGACCTCATGTAAGTGAAGATGTTAAATCTGGGGCTgacactccccaccccctgcaaaaaaagatGACACTCACGTAACCATCACTCAGTACACAAAGCAGAAGCATCCTTCTCCTCTCTTAACAAACAGCAGTTCTCAACCCTGGCCCTACATTAGAACCCCCTCCCTTGCCCATTCAGGAAGCTAAAGAAAAAACTCCCCACGCCCCCACCCCAAAGATGCTGGTTTAACGGTCTAGATGGAGACTCTGGcatcaaatcttttttaaaagctctggAAGGGGTCCTATTGTTCAATCTTGGGTGGAAACCACTGCCCTGACTTGAGAGGATTCTTTCCTCgcttgctttttaaagttttaccaCATACACGAATCCCTAAACGGTGTGTTTCACTTTGCCTGTTTCCGAGGTTTCCGCGGAATGGCGTTGTGCTGCGTATTTTATGATTTGTTCTCCCTGCACTGTGAGGCGTGTCTGTTGTGCAGCTGGAGTTGGAACTCCAGAGTTTGCATGTACCGCGGTTTTTCCCTTCGACTGTTAGTAGACACTGAGGCTGTCAGTTGTTACCACAGTGCAGCTGTGAGCCTGTGTGTATGCGTTTCCTGGCTTAGCTGTGCGAGAATGTCCAGGTCAGAGGAGCTGTATCTTCCTTTGACTAGTGTGTTAGTTTCCCAGGGCTAATCTAACAAACTACCACAACCtgagtggcttaaagcaataaaaatggatTCTCTCCtactctggaggctggaagtcagaaaTCAAGGTGCTGACAGGGCTGTGGACTTCCTGAAGGCTCTAAGCGAGAATCctgccttgcctcttccagcttctggtggctccaagCATctcttggcttgtggctgcatcacacTTACCTCTGCCTCTATCTGCACATGGCCTCCTCATTTGTGTCTTCTATTCTCTTAGAAGGACACTTGTTCTGGGTCTTAGggcccatccagataatccaggatgattgCATCTCAAAACCTTCAACTtacttacatctgcaaagaccccttttctaaataaagtcacaGTCGCAGGTTCCAAGAAGACATTTCTTTCTAGAGGGCCAGGAGTGGGAGGTACCAAACCATTCAACCCATTACAACTTAGAAATACCAAAGTTCTTCAGACGGCTGTGGCTGGTTGGCTATTTCCTTTTTAGGTGACCTTGGCCCCTTGCTGAGGAAGGGACAGACCCACTTCTTTTGGGGAAGAGCTGGAGTTGAACAAGGTCCACGCTTCCCTGCTGTGAAATCTCATGCCCATTAGATGTCTTTctgctgccagcccagcccctcctctgggctcagggACTGGGGAGACTCCCAGTGGTCAGCAGTCCTGGTGAAGCGTCCCAGCCTTCTGCTCAGTCATGCGATCCTGGGAAAGGCATGTCTCCTCATGCAGGCTGTCTCCATCTGTACCATGAGGCTTAGCACCCCACCCAGAGATCAGACACGCCAGGGGAGTCCCTGAACAGGGTGCCCCATGTCTGTCGCTGGGTGGGAGTTCTGGGCCTTGCTTCATGGAGGAGTTACTGATGGTCTCCAGCTCTTGTTCTGCACCTTGGGGTACCAAGCCCCACCCTACCCTCTCTTCACCCTCCTGCAGAAAGGGAGCCAAACCTCAAAATATGTCACTTGCTCTTTTTTATTTGGTGCTGCATCCAGGAAAGGGGCAGTGAGGACTGAAGCAAGGGCTTCTGTAACCACACGTCCCTCAGGCCCCCCAGCCCCTCGTGTGCACTGATAAAGGCCAGGGGTCCTGGCAGGCTCAGTGTCTTCATGAGGCATGCCTCAGCCTTGGGTTTGTCACAGAGTCTGGCCTTGAACTTGCCTTTGGCCTTGATCTCCCTATGGGTGCTAGGAAGATTTCCGACTTCACAGGGTTGAGGCCACAAGTTACTTCCAAGTTGGGGACCATGAAGGTGCTGGGGAGCAACAGCCTCGGTGcgaaaggaggggagaagagggagagatgaTCAGGACTCTGTCCAGGAAGAGGGTTCTGAGGGATGCAAGCCCTTCCCTCGGGGCTCAGGCCAGTCTGGGTGCTGCCCTCTACCTGTGCCCTCCAGCCCTGATCCCGGTACTCGGCACTGCCCGCCAGGGTGCGGGTCAGATTTCAAGGCCCACCTTTCTTGGTTTCAGGACGTTGGAGGCCAGCTTGAGCTCAGGGTTGGGTGGGAGGGAAATCAAAACCTTGGCAGTAGGTAGAGTCATCAAGGCCTTGCCTGTGGTAGACAGGGCCTTAGAGCCCACCGGCTTGCTGTGCTGCAGtccgaggccccgcccctgggGTCGGAGCACACGGGGAGAAGGCAGCCGGGCCTTGGTGTGGAGGCTGGAAAAGTGGTTAGGGGCTGTGGGAGCAAGAGGAGCCATGAGGGCCTGGGGAGGACCCAAGGCTGGCCAGCTGCCCCTCAAGGTGTGCACGGAGGGTAGGGAGGCCGAGGGAGCCGAAGGCTGGGGCGTGTGCGGGCACATGGAGCCCTCCCGGTTCCTCCTCCAGAGCCGTGGGAAGCACACAGGGTTTGGAGTTCAACAGACCTGGTGCTGGctgcatcccagctctgccccttctgAGCTGTGCAACCTCGGGCAACTTCCTTAAACTTCCTGATACCTCGGCTGGGGATAATCGCACCTACCTCGCTAGCTTGTGAGGGCTAACGGAGCTGGTAGGTAGTGGCACAGTGTGAAATGCTAAGTGCTGTACAAACAGAGCTCCTCTCCCCCAGAGGTGACTTTGcatggaggcagagacagagcacTGCAGCAGGAAAAGCTCTGGGCTCTGGAGAGACATCAGCCTGGGGCTGAGTCCTAGAAGGCAGCACAACTGCCTTGCTCAGTGACTACTTGGGAGGGGACAATACTCACTTgacagtggatttttaaaaaatactttggaaGTGGTGGCTTTTACTTGGTACCGGTGGCTGTGTGGTGGGGCTATGGGTGGGGGCAAATCCAGGCGGTCAGGAGAGGCCTGGAGAGCAGGAAGAAATTGCCTCGGGACCCTGGGGTGTTTTGGGGGAGTGGTCTTACCCAGGGCCTGGGGGTTCTTCAGACTCAATGGCAATCTGTTCAAGGGGCGGGGATGCCTGTCCCCACCAGCAAAGGCCAAGGTGAAAATGCGGCCCGTCCTCATGCCATGGGGGTCACACTTCTGGAGATTGGGGCAGACCAGGGCTGTGGCACTTTTTGCcttgcctttctttccctttccaggGGCCgaggtggtggcagtggagtctggcttctcagtgtgccCCAGGCTCCTGGCCCCAGCTACTTTCCTAGAAGCTGACCTGTGCGGAAGGGTCCCCGAGTCCTTGCCTTCCCCAGAGCCTCTCTGGGTCAGCAGgtgagggagggtggggtggacCGCTATCCGCCGGTGACACATCGCCAGTGGCTTCTTGATGGTGGAGCCCTCTACCAGAAGCCGGATACCCACATACTGGGGCACCTCCACGGCAGGCTGTGGAGAAGAAGAGGAGACAAGGCCGGCTCAGACAATGTGCTGGCATCCTGAGTCCAGAAGGACTTGGGGCAGAGAGAGATGGAATTAATATCTGGGGCATCTGGTCAGGAGACATTTCTGAGACATTTCCCATGTCTCAGCCCATCTCTGTCCTCTAAGGGGTCTGGCCTTGGAGGGTTGATTCCAGTCAGTACCTGGAGGGTCACAGAGCCCTGGGATGAGTAACCCAGAGGAGTAGGGGAGTCTTAGCCACGTACCCACCtgcacccctccacccctgccctcctaAACTGCCTGGGTGCTGCTGGAATGTGTGTGCTCCCCTCCACAGGCCGCCGATGGACAGCCCCCTGAGATGAGCCAGGTTCTCTGTTGACAGAACGAGTTATGACAACCAGAAGGATAAGAGGCCTGGAGTCTGCCTAAATCCTCGTGTGAACCCAAGACATGGGGAAGCAGAAACAAGGAGCCTTAAAGAAGGCAATCTGTGGAGAGGATGAAGTAGCAAGTatgcagagggaggcagagaaaaatgtccAAGAAAGGAGCTCCTATTCCATTTTCAGTTCCCATTAAGCCAAGCTTTTCAGCCAAGCTGTAAGAGCTCCCTGTGTCTTGTCAGGAACCCTCTTTTTAACCTGGAGCTAGTTTGCAGTATTTTCTGTGTCATCAAAGGATCCTGATTAGAATCTATGTTGACGAGGAAAAGCTCATCATTATGGAAGAATCTCAGCTAacaaatgtagaaggaatgacagaattagaaaTTTGCCATTTTGCAACTCCCCAACAGGCAAGAATCAAAACTGAATATCAAAACAAGTAGGCAAAAAGGATGACAGGAAAACATGTCATCTGCACATCACCAAGGAATCACCTGAAAAAGAAACTGATCCTGGCAAAGAGGAGGACACAGCTTACAATGGAGAGAGCTGGTAGCCACCACCTTAACCCCATGATCACACTTAGCATCACTAATCATGAGACACTCCAACAGTGTGTGCCTCGTGATGCTGAAAGAGGTACCCAGTATCACCTTTCAAGTGTTCTTGCCAAAAAATGTGCAATCTGAACCACCTCAAGCTGTTCGACCTAACTTCTAGTTTATAGGACATTCAGgtaacagaagaaaaagctaaatactatcatgaggaaacaatcagataaatccagaatgtgggacaGTTCCATAAAACAACCAGCCTGGACCCTTGAAAAGATCCaatgtgggggaggaggggggagctgTAGGACTATTCTAGGTTAAAAGAGACTAaagagcatcaaaaagaataaaatacctaggaataaattaaaccaaggaggtaaaagtacactgaaaactatgagATACTGatagaagaaactgaagaagacacacacacacaaaaaccagaAAGGTATTTCGTGCTCTTGGACtgcaagaattaatattattaaaacgTTCATACCACCCAAAGGAATCTATAGagtcagtgcaatccctatcaaaattccaatggcatttttcacaaaaatagaaaaagcaatc harbors:
- the RPUSD3 gene encoding mitochondrial mRNA pseudouridine synthase RPUSD3, producing MRTTLAPEMGGCRVLGQVLGGWRRGPRVHVAPETAGFGTKARHQLQPRGSSKWFRPVGNQPFPGLLRPQSLSREELVDVLKVAVVDQKGPLVTLNKPQGLPVTGKPGELTLLSVLPELSQSLGLGEKELQVVRASGKETSGLVLLSSCPQTASRLQKFFTHSQRAGRPTATYCAVTDGIPATSEGKIRAALKLEHMDGVNLVVPVKSPSRKDILEGVKKTISHFRVVATSSGCALVQLQPLTVFPSQLPVHMVLELCPVLGDHTYSARVGTVLGQRFLLPAESTKPRRQVLDEALLRRLRLTPSQAAQLPLHLHLHRLHLPGTRPQDAPIELLAPLPSYFSRTLQCLGLHYQ